One genomic segment of Pongo abelii isolate AG06213 chromosome 13, NHGRI_mPonAbe1-v2.0_pri, whole genome shotgun sequence includes these proteins:
- the LOC103891516 gene encoding LOW QUALITY PROTEIN: uncharacterized protein LOC103891516 (The sequence of the model RefSeq protein was modified relative to this genomic sequence to represent the inferred CDS: inserted 1 base in 1 codon; deleted 1 base in 1 codon; substituted 1 base at 1 genomic stop codon), whose amino-acid sequence MGAVLPWGQGRREPGGGEGGRSEEVRGNLGFPRLLGHQRASRSRRIEPWGGAFCENLSAPQHASDLVNPLGKDWGSGWRTDCGELKKXTCAAIKRAAALFHSPRATDIERAPEPAXGGPGSTLPSQEKRTKRGDGLGVAPPFTALQSLETKPPLQASTSRRDKGSEEIQRPTRRWWLSGFWCGCMGGKVQWLSFHPKYGTTRWSLEDTLGLLV is encoded by the exons ATGGGGGCCGTCCTTCCCTGGGGGCAGGGACGTAGGGAACCGGgcggtggggagggaggaaggagcgAGGAGGTCAGAGGAAACCTTGGGTTTCCAAGGCTCCTGGGGCACCAAAGGGCTTCCCGCAGTCGGAGAATTGAGCCCTGGGGAGGAGCCTTTTGCGAGAACCTGAGCGCGCCCCAACACGCCTCAGACCTCGTAAACCCACTTGGCAAAGACTGGGGAAGCGGCTGGCGGACCGACTGCGGTGAACTCAAGAAATGAACCTGCGCTGCAATTAAACGGGCTGCCGCCCTTTTCCACTCACCTCGAGCGACCGACATAGAGAGAGCTCCCGAACCGG GCGGGGGACCTGGCTCCACCCTCCCGTCCCAGGAGAAGAGGACAAAAAGGGGAGATGGACTTGGA GTGGCCCCGCCCTTCACAGCGCTCCAATCCTTGGAAACCAAACCTCCTCTCCAAGCCTCCACGTCTAGAAGGGACAAAGGCAGCGAGGAGATCCAGAGACCGACGAGGAGATGGTGGCTTTCAGGCTTCTGGTGTGGGTGCATGGGGGGAAAGGTACAATGGTTAAGTTTCCATCCCAAATACGGCACCACACGATGGTCTTTAGAAGACACACTCGGTCTTCTGGTTTAG